The following coding sequences lie in one Vicugna pacos chromosome 5, VicPac4, whole genome shotgun sequence genomic window:
- the SF3B1 gene encoding splicing factor 3B subunit 1 isoform X2 → MAKIAKTHEDIEAQIREIQGKKAALDEAQGVGLDSTGYYDQEIYGGSDSRFAGYVTSIAATELEDDDDDYSSSTSLLGQKKPGYHAPVALLNDIPQSTEQYDPFAEHRPPKIADREDEYKKHRRTMIISPERLDPFADGGKTPDPKMNARTYMDVMREQHLTKEEREIRQQLAEKAKAGELKVVNGAAASQPPSKRKRRWDQTADQTPGATPKKLSSWDQAETPGHTPSLRWDETPGRAKGSETPGATPGSKIWDPTPSHTPAGAATPGRGDTPGHATPGHGGATSSARKNRWDETPKTERDTPGHGSGWAETPRTDRGGDSIGETPTPGASKRKSRWDETPASQMGGSTPVLTPGKTPIGTPAMNMATPTPGHIMSMTPEQLQAWRWEREIDERNRPLSDEELDAMFPEGYKVLPPPAGYVPIRTPARKLTATPTPLGGMTGFHMQTEDRTMKSVNDQPSGNLPFLKPDDIQYFDKLLVDVDESTLSPEEQKERKIMKLLLKIKNGTPPMRKAALRQITDKAREFGAGPLFNQILPLLMSPTLEDQERHLLVKVIDRILYKLDDLVRPYVHKILVVIEPLLIDEDYYARVEGREIISNLAKAAGLATMISTMRPDIDNMDEYVRNTTARAFAVVASALGIPSLLPFLKAVCKSKKSWQARHTGIKIVQQIAILMGCAILPHLRSLVEIIEHGLVDEQQKVRTISALAIAALAEAATPYGIESFDSVLKPLWKGIRQHRGKGLAAFLKAIGYLIPLMDAEYANYYTREVMLILIREFQSPDEEMKKIVLKVVKQCCGTDGVEANYIKTEILPPFFKHFWQHRMALDRRNYRQLVDTTVELANKVGAAEIISRIVDDLKDEAEQYRKMVMETIEKIMGNLGAADIDHKLEEQLIDGILYAFQEQTTEDSVMLNGFGTVVNALGKRVKPYLPQICGTVLWRLNNKSAKVRQQAADLISRTAVVMKTCQEEKLMGHLGVVLYEYLGEEYPEVLGSILGALKAIVNVIGMHKMTPPIKDLLPRLTPILKNRHEKVQENCIDLVGRIADRGAEYVSAREWMRICFELLELLKAHKKAIRRATVNTFGYIAKAIGTACLNE, encoded by the exons ACATTGAAGCACAGATTCGAGAAATTCAAGGCAAGAAGGCAGCTCTTGATGAAGCTCAAGGAGTGGGCCTTGATTCTACAGGTTATTATGACCAGGAAATTTatggtggaagtgacagcagattTGCTGGATACGTGACATCGATTGCTGCGACTGAACTTGAAGAT GATGACGACGACTACTCATCATCTACAAGTCTGCTCGGGCAGAAGAAGCCAGGATACCACGCGCCTGTGGCACTGCTTAATGACATACCACAGTCAACAGAACAG TATGATCCATTTGCTGAGCACCGACCTCCGAAGATTGCAGACCGGGAAGATGAGTACAAAAAACATAGGCGGACCATGATAATTTCCCCGGAGCGTCTTGATCCTTTTGCAGATG GAGGGAAGACCCCTGATCCTAAAATGAATGCTAGGACTTACATGGATGTAATGCGAGAACAGCATTTAACTAAAGAAGAG agaGAAATTAGGCAACAGCTAGCAGAAAAAGCTAAAGCTGGAGAACTAAAAGTCGTCAATGGAGCAGCAGCATCCCAGCCTCCTTCAAAACGAAAACGGCGTTGGGATCAAACAGCTGATCAGACTCCTGGTGCCACTCCAAAAAAGCTATCAAGTTGGGATCAAGCAGag ACCCCTGGACATACCCCTTCCTTAAGATGGGATGAGACACCAGGTCGTGCAAAGGGAAGTGAGACTCCTGGAGCAACCCCAGGCTCAAAAATATGGGATCCTACACCTAGTCACACACCTGCGGGGGCTGCTACTCCTGGGCGAGGTGATACACCAGGCCACGCAACACCAGGCCACGGAGGTGCAACTTCCAGTGCTCGTAAAAACAGATGGGATGAGACCCCCAAAACAGAAAGAG ataccCCTGGGCATGGAAGTGGATGGGCTGAGACTCCTCGAACAGATCGAGGTGGAGATTCCATTGGTGAAACACCAACTCCTGGCGCCAGTAAAAGAAAGTCACGTTGGGATGAAACACCAGCTAGTCAGATGGGTGGAAGCACTCCTGTTCTGACCCCCGGAAAAACACCAATTGGCACACCAGCCATGAACATGGCTACCCCTACTCCAG GTCACATAATGAGTATGACTCCTGAACAACTTCAGGCTTGGCGGTGGGAGAGAGAAATTGATGAGAGAAATCGCCCACTGTCTGACGAAGAATTAGATGCTATGTTCCCAGAAGGATATAAG GTACTTCCTCCTCCAGCTGGTTATGTTCCTATTCGAACTCCAGCTCGAAAACTGACAGCAACTCCAACACCTTTGGGTGGTATGACCGGTTTCCACATGCAAACTGAAGATAGAACTATGAAAAGTGTTAATGACCAGCCATCTGGaaatcttccatttttaaaacctGATGATATTCAGTACTTTGATAAACTTTTG GTTGATGTTGATGAATCAACACTTAGTCCAGAAgagcaaaaagagagaaaaataatgaagttgcTTTTAAAGATTAAGAATGGAACACCTCCAATGAGAAAG GCTGCGTTGCGTCAGATTACTGATAAAGCTCGTGAATTTGGAGCTGGTCCTTTGTTTAATCAGATTCTTCCTCTACTGATGTCTCCTACACTTGAGGATCAAGAACGTCATTTACTTGTGAAAGTTATTGATAGAATATTATACAAACTTGATGACTTAGTTCGACCATATGTGCACAAG ATCTTAGTGGTCATTGAACCATTGTTGATTGACGAAGATTACTATGCCAGGGTGGAAGGTCGAGAGATTATTTCTAATTTGGCAAAG GCTGCTGGTCTGGCTACTATGATCTCTACCATGAGACCTGATATAGATAACATGGATGAGTATGTCCGTAACACAACAGCTAGAGCTTTTGCTGTTGTCGCCTCTGCCCTGGGGATTCCTTCATTATTGCCCTTCTTAAAAGCTGTGTGCAAAAGCAAGAAGTCCTGGCAAGCGAGACACACTGGTATTAAGATTGTACAACAAATAGCTATTCTTATGGGCTGTGCCATTTTGCCACATCTCAGAAGTTTAGTTGAAATCATTGAGCATG gTCTCGTGGATGAGCAGCAGAAAGTTCGGACCATTAGTGCTTTGGCCATTGCTGCCTTGGCTGAAGCAGCAACTCCCTATGGTATTGAATCTTTTGATTCTGTGTTAAAGCCTCTATGGAAGGGTATCCGCCAACACAGAGGAAAG GGTCTGGCTGCTTTCTTAAAAGCTATTGGATATCTTATTCCTCTCATGGATGCAGAATATGCCAACTACTATACTAGAGAAGTGATGTTAATTCTTATTCGAGAATTCCAGTCTCCtgatgaagaaatgaagaaaattgtGCTGAAG gtTGTAAAGCAGTGTTGTGGAACAGATGGTGTAGAAGCGAACTACATTAAAACAGAGatccttcctccttttttcaaACACTTCTGGCAACATAGAATGGCTTTGGATAGAAGAAATTACCGACAG tTAGTTGATACTACTGTGGAGTTGGCAAACAAAGTAGGTGCAGCAGAAATTATCTCCAGGATTGTGGATGATCTGAAAGATGAAGCTGAGCAGTACAGAAAAATGGTGATGGAAACAATTGAGAAAATTATGGGCAATTTGGGAGCAGCAGATATTGATCATAAACTTGAAGAACAACTGATTGATGGTATTCTTTATGCTTTCCAAGAACAGACTACAGAG gacTCAGTAATGTTGAACGGCTTTGGCACAGTGGTCAATGCTCTTGGCAAACGAGTCAAACCTTATTTGCCTCAGATCTGTGGTACAGTTTTGTGGCGTTTAAATAATAAGTCAGCAAAAGTTCGGCAACAGGCAGCTGACTTGATCTCTCGAACTGCTGTTGTTATGAAGACTTGTCAAGAG gaaAAACTGATGGGGCACTTGGGTGTTGTTTTGTATGAGTATTTGGGTGAAGAGTACCCTGAAGTCTTGGGCAGCATTCTTGGAGCACTGAAGGCCATTGTAAATGTAATAG GTATGCATAAGATGACCCCACCAATTAAAGATCTGCTGCCTAGACTCACCCCCATCTTAAAGAATAGGCATGAGAAAGTACAAGAGAATTGTATTGATCTTGTTGGACGTATTGCTGATAG ggGAGCTGAATATGTATCTGCAAGAGAATGGATGAGGATTTGTTTTGAGCTTTTAGAGCTCTTGAAAGCTCACAAGAAAGCTATTCGCAGAGCCACAGTCAACACGTTTGGTTATATTGCAAAGGCCATCGG TACTGCCTGCCTTAATGAATGA